One genomic region from Epinephelus moara isolate mb chromosome 8, YSFRI_EMoa_1.0, whole genome shotgun sequence encodes:
- the gck gene encoding hexokinase-4 isoform X2, with product MDKVEQILSEFRLNKEELKEVMKRMQREMNRGLRLETHEEASVKMLPTYVCSTPEGSEVGDFLALDLGGTNFRVMLVKVGADEERSWKVETKNQMYSIPEDAMTGTAEMLFDYIAECMSDFLDKHHIKHKKLPLGFTFSFPVRHEDLDKGILLNWTKGFKASGAEGNNVVGLLRDAIKRRGDFEMDVVAMVNDTVATMISCYYEDRSCEVGMIVGTGCNACYMEEMRTVELVEGEEGRMCVNTEWGAFGNNGELEEFRLEYDRVVDETSINPGQQLYEKLISGKYMGELVRLVLMKLVNEDLLFNGEASELLKTRGSFETRYVSQIESDTGDRKQIYNILSSLGVLPSELDCDIVRLVCESVSTRSSHMCGAGLAGVINLMRERRSQEALKITVGVDGSVYKLHPCFRDRFHKIVRELTPHCEITFIQSEEGSGRGAALISAVACKMAACMLTQ from the exons ATGGATAAG GTAGAACAGATCCTGTCAGAGTTCAGGCTGAATAAGGAAGAGCTCAAAGAAGTCATGAAGAGGATGCAGCGTGAGATGAACAGAGGGCTGCGTTTAGAGACACACGAAGAGGCCAGTGTCAAAATGCTTCCAACTTATGTCTGCTCCACTCCCGAGGGATCAG AGGTTGGTGATTTCCTGGCTCTGGACCTGGGGGGAACGAACTTCCGCGTGATGCTTGTGAAGGTGGGTGCAGATGAGGAGAGGAGCTGGAAGGTGGAGACCAAGAACCAGATGTACTCCATCCCTGAAGACGCCATGACGGGCACTGCTGAAATG cTTTTTGACTACATAGCAGAGTGCATGTCAGACTTCTTGGACAAACATCATATCAAGCACAAGAAGCTTCCTCTGGGTTTTACCTTCTCCTTTCCTGTACGACATGAGGACCTTGACAAG GGTATTCTGCTGAACTGGACCAAAGGCTTCAAGGCTTCTGGAGCAGAGGGGAACAATGTTGTGGGTTTACTCAGAGATGCTATCAAGAGACGAGGG GACTTTGAAATGGAcgtggttgccatggtgaatgaCACAGTAGCCACCATGATTTCCTGCTACTATGAGGATCGCAGCTGCGAAGTTGGGATGATTGTTG GTACTGGCTGTAATGCATGTTACATGGAGGAGATGAGGACCGTAGAGTTGGTCGAAGGGGAGGAGGGCCGGATGTGTGTGAACACAGAGTGGGGGGCATTCGGAAACAACGGGGAGCTGGAGGAGTTCAGGCTGGAGTACGACAGAGTGGTGGACGAGACCTCGATTAACCCCGGGCAGCAGCT ATACGAGAAGCTGATCAGCGGGAAGTACATGGGCGAGCTGGTCAGGCTTGTTCTGATGAAGCTGGTGAATGAAGATCTGCTGTTTAACGGTGAAGCGTCAGAGCTGCTGAAGACACGTGGCAGCTTTGAGACGCGCTACGTCTCACAGATAGAGAG TGACACTGGGGACAGAAAACAAATCTACAACATCCTGTCCTCGCTGGGTGTGCTGCCGTCAGAGCTGGACTGTGACATCGTGCGTCTGGTCTGTGAGAGTGTTTCCACTCGCTCCTCTCACATGTGCGGCGCAGGGCTTGCTGGTGTGATTAACCTGATGAGGGAGCGACGTTCTCAGGAGGCCCTGAAGATCACAGTGGGGGTTGATGGATCTGTCTACAAGCTGCACCCATG tTTCCGTGACAGGTTCCACAAAATCGTCAGGGAGCTCACGCCACACTGTGAGATCACCTTCATCCAGTCAGAGGAGGGGAGCGGTCGCGGAGCCGCCCTTATCTCAGCAGTGGCCTGCAAGATGGCTGCGTGCATGCTGACACAGTAA
- the gck gene encoding hexokinase-4 isoform X1, whose protein sequence is MPCVSSHLDQMVKMPSGYSSVVDEIIMVEQILSEFRLNKEELKEVMKRMQREMNRGLRLETHEEASVKMLPTYVCSTPEGSEVGDFLALDLGGTNFRVMLVKVGADEERSWKVETKNQMYSIPEDAMTGTAEMLFDYIAECMSDFLDKHHIKHKKLPLGFTFSFPVRHEDLDKGILLNWTKGFKASGAEGNNVVGLLRDAIKRRGDFEMDVVAMVNDTVATMISCYYEDRSCEVGMIVGTGCNACYMEEMRTVELVEGEEGRMCVNTEWGAFGNNGELEEFRLEYDRVVDETSINPGQQLYEKLISGKYMGELVRLVLMKLVNEDLLFNGEASELLKTRGSFETRYVSQIESDTGDRKQIYNILSSLGVLPSELDCDIVRLVCESVSTRSSHMCGAGLAGVINLMRERRSQEALKITVGVDGSVYKLHPCFRDRFHKIVRELTPHCEITFIQSEEGSGRGAALISAVACKMAACMLTQ, encoded by the exons ATGCCGTGTGTCAGCTCTCATCTCGACCAGATGGTGAAGATGCCCAGTGGCTACAGCTCTGTGGTTGATGAAATCATCATG GTAGAACAGATCCTGTCAGAGTTCAGGCTGAATAAGGAAGAGCTCAAAGAAGTCATGAAGAGGATGCAGCGTGAGATGAACAGAGGGCTGCGTTTAGAGACACACGAAGAGGCCAGTGTCAAAATGCTTCCAACTTATGTCTGCTCCACTCCCGAGGGATCAG AGGTTGGTGATTTCCTGGCTCTGGACCTGGGGGGAACGAACTTCCGCGTGATGCTTGTGAAGGTGGGTGCAGATGAGGAGAGGAGCTGGAAGGTGGAGACCAAGAACCAGATGTACTCCATCCCTGAAGACGCCATGACGGGCACTGCTGAAATG cTTTTTGACTACATAGCAGAGTGCATGTCAGACTTCTTGGACAAACATCATATCAAGCACAAGAAGCTTCCTCTGGGTTTTACCTTCTCCTTTCCTGTACGACATGAGGACCTTGACAAG GGTATTCTGCTGAACTGGACCAAAGGCTTCAAGGCTTCTGGAGCAGAGGGGAACAATGTTGTGGGTTTACTCAGAGATGCTATCAAGAGACGAGGG GACTTTGAAATGGAcgtggttgccatggtgaatgaCACAGTAGCCACCATGATTTCCTGCTACTATGAGGATCGCAGCTGCGAAGTTGGGATGATTGTTG GTACTGGCTGTAATGCATGTTACATGGAGGAGATGAGGACCGTAGAGTTGGTCGAAGGGGAGGAGGGCCGGATGTGTGTGAACACAGAGTGGGGGGCATTCGGAAACAACGGGGAGCTGGAGGAGTTCAGGCTGGAGTACGACAGAGTGGTGGACGAGACCTCGATTAACCCCGGGCAGCAGCT ATACGAGAAGCTGATCAGCGGGAAGTACATGGGCGAGCTGGTCAGGCTTGTTCTGATGAAGCTGGTGAATGAAGATCTGCTGTTTAACGGTGAAGCGTCAGAGCTGCTGAAGACACGTGGCAGCTTTGAGACGCGCTACGTCTCACAGATAGAGAG TGACACTGGGGACAGAAAACAAATCTACAACATCCTGTCCTCGCTGGGTGTGCTGCCGTCAGAGCTGGACTGTGACATCGTGCGTCTGGTCTGTGAGAGTGTTTCCACTCGCTCCTCTCACATGTGCGGCGCAGGGCTTGCTGGTGTGATTAACCTGATGAGGGAGCGACGTTCTCAGGAGGCCCTGAAGATCACAGTGGGGGTTGATGGATCTGTCTACAAGCTGCACCCATG tTTCCGTGACAGGTTCCACAAAATCGTCAGGGAGCTCACGCCACACTGTGAGATCACCTTCATCCAGTCAGAGGAGGGGAGCGGTCGCGGAGCCGCCCTTATCTCAGCAGTGGCCTGCAAGATGGCTGCGTGCATGCTGACACAGTAA
- the myl7 gene encoding myosin regulatory light chain 2, atrial isoform, with protein sequence MASKKASNKRQRGGQKSCSNVFSMFEQSQIQEFKEAFGCIDQDRDGVIKKQDLRETYGQLGKVNVKDEELDEMLNEGKGPINFTVFLTLFGEKLNGTDPEDTILAAFKLFDPNGTGFVNKDEFKRLLMNQADKFTAEEVDQAFALAPIDPTGNIDYKSLCYTITHGDEKEDS encoded by the exons ATG GCAAGCAAGAAGGCCTCCAATAAGAGACAGAGGGGGGGACAGAAGTCCTGCTCCAATGTCTTCTCCATGTTTGAGCAGTCCCAGATACAGGAGTTCAAGGAG GCTTTCGGTTGCATTGACCAAGACAGAGACGGTGTTATCAAAAAACAGGACCTGAGGGAGACCTACGGACAGCTCG GGAAGGTTAACGTCAAAGATGAGGAGCTGGATGAGATGCTGAATGAGGGGAAGGGTCCGATCAACTTCACTGTGTTCCTAACTCTTTTTGGGGAGAAACTTAACG GCACTGATCCTGAAGACACCATACTTGCTGCCTTCAAACTTTTCGACCCCAATGGGACGGGCTTTGTTAATAAGGATGA ATTTAAACGATTACTGATGAACCAGGCTGACAAATTCACAGCAGAGGAg GTGGATCAGGCCTTCGCTCTCGCTCCCATTGACCCAACTGGCAACATCGACTACAAATCACTCTGCTACACCATCACACATGGAGATGAGAAGGAAGATTCTTAA